One Rosa chinensis cultivar Old Blush chromosome 5, RchiOBHm-V2, whole genome shotgun sequence genomic region harbors:
- the LOC112163945 gene encoding probable disease resistance protein At4g27220 codes for MDDTGLSRGTSIAPSLLTAIQESWSAIIVLSPNYAYSRWCLDELTMIIQCMEDKSTTVIPIFYDVDPSDVQHQRGSFATTFTSPQERLAQDDDYPNKLNQWRVALTKVADLSGLESNKYSSDLELVKDIVETVCSKLRPIDVEWALSSTGDFVAFEATRRAMDKVMRALQDDVVAAVFGMGGVGKTSMVKHVGAQAWKIGLFNHVIMAVVSQTPNLRHIQGTLADLLGLKLLEETEFGREVRLMEKIMKGNQILIILDDIWERIDLSTIGIPSQDELQKCSSKILFTTRRLNVCHSMEIQASIPLRVLSEDDAWDLFVKKERKSFDESPNFYDVARMVAKECAGLPVALVAVARALGDKELDDWTEAGRRLKAAQPVNYEDERYVFRCIKLSYDYLRLDDNNIAKSFFLLCCLFPEDFGIEVEDLLVYGIGKGLFQDANTIKEARAKAKAHLVVKYLKASSLLLDSEYSEFVRMHDVIRDVAISISSSDDGPRFLVKAGCQLKNWPAINVAREDNSAKSLMRNEIHKLPERLFINVVTEKAEILEYIGYSGLQDILVEYDLGRLHVLKCLAVIECHNVGGVLMNPNRRVLNTLVFEQGSKKR; via the exons ATGGATGACACAGGGCTTAGCAGAGGGACGTCTATTGCTCCGAGTCTGTTAACAGCAATCCAAGAATCCTGGTCAGCGATCATTGTTCTTTCACCAAACTATGCGTATTCTAGATGGTGTTTGGACGAATTGACAATGATCATTCAGTGCATGGAAGATAAGAGCACAACAGTCATCCCAATCTTTTATGATGTAGATCCCTCTGATGTGCAACATCAGAGAGGGAGTTTTGCAACTACCTTCACTAGTCCCCAAGAAAGGCTCGCGCAAGACGATGACTACCCAAATAAGTTGAACCAGTGGAGAGTTGCTTTAACAAAAGTTGCAGATCTCTCTGGCTTGGAATCAAACAAATATAG TTCTGACTTAGAACTTGTCAAAGACATTGTGGAAACCGTGTGCAGCAAATTACGACCTATTGATGTTGAGTGGGCATTGTCGTCTACCGGAGATTTTGTAGCATTTGAAGCAACAAGACGAGCCATGGACAAAGTAATGAGAGCACTTCAAGATGATGTGGTCGCTGCCGTCTTTGGTATGGGAGGCGTTGGCAAGACAAGTATGGTGAAACATGTCGGTGCACAAGCCTGGAAAATTGGGCTTTTTAATCATGTGATTATGGCTGTCGTATCCCAAACACCTAATTTGAGACATATTCAAGGCACACTGGCCGATCTGCTGGGACTAAAATTGTTGGAGGAGACAGAATTCGGAAGAGAGGTTAGATTGATGGAGAAAATAATGAAAGGAAATCAGATCCTTATAATCTTGGACGACATTTGGGAGAGAATAGATTTGTCTACTATTGGAATACCGAGCCAAGATGAGCTTCAAAAGTGCAGTTCCAAAATCTTATTCACTACAAGGAGATTGAATGTTTGCCATTCAATGGAGATCCAAGCAAGCATTCCTCTCCGAGTTTTGTCAGAAGATGATGCTTGGGACCTATTTgtgaagaaggaaagaaagtCTTTTGATGAGTCGCCCAACTTTTATGATGTAGCGAGGATGGTAGCTAAAGAATGTGCTGGTCTCCCAGTTGCATTGGTAGCGGTTGCAAGGGCACTTGGAGATAAAGAATTAGATGATTGGACAGAAGCAGGTCGACGACTAAAGGCTGCTCAACCTGTCAACTATGAAGATGAGAGATATGTGTTCAGATGTATAAAGTTGAGCTATGATTACTTGAGACTTGATGATAACAACATTGCCAAGTCATTCTTCTTGCTTTGTTGTCTATTCCCTGAAGATTTTGGTATCGAGGTAGAAGATTTGTTGGTGTATGGGATTGGAAAAGGATTATTTCAAGACGCTAACACAATCAAAGAAGCCAGAGCCAAAGCCAAAGCCCATTTGGTGGTAAAGTACCTGAAAGCTTCTAGCTTGCTTTTGGACAGTGAATACAGCGAATTTGTGAGGATGCACGATGTCATTCGAGATGTGGCCATATCAATTTCATCATCGGATGATGGCCCACGGTTTTTGGTTAAAGCTGGTTGTCAGTTAAAGAATTGGCCAGCAATTAATGTTGCACGTGAAGACAACTCTGCAAAATCGCTAATGAGGAATGAAATTCACAAGCTTCCTGAAAG ATTGTTTATCAATGTCGTGACAGAGAAAGCAGAGATACTGGAGTACATAGGGTACAGTGGCTTACAGGACATTCTTGTGGAATACGACCTTGGGAGATTACATGTGCTGAAGTGTCTTGCTGTAATTGAGTGCCATAATGTGGGTGGAGTGTTGATGAACCCAAATAGAAGGGTTCTAAATACACTTGTGTTtgagcaaggttctaaaaaacgctag
- the LOC112163944 gene encoding probable disease resistance protein At4g27220, protein MLSQASIPLRVLSEDDAWDLFVKTSIISFHESPNFYDVARTVAKECAGLPFALVVVPRTLGDKDLYDWGEAARRLKAAQPINCEDEGQVFSCIKLSYDFLKPDDDNIAKSFFLLCYLFPENFDIEVEDLLMYAMGKGIFEDALIIHEARAKAHLVVNYLKASSLLLDGAYH, encoded by the coding sequence ATGCTGAGCCAAGCAAGCATTCCTCTCCGAGTTCTGTCAGAAGATGATGCTTGGGACCTGTTTGTGAAGACATCAATAATTTCTTTTCATGAATCACCCAACTTTTATGATGTAGCGAGGACGGTAGCTAAAGAATGTGCTGGTCTCCCATTTGCATTGGTAGTAGTTCCAAGGACACTTGGAGATAAAGACTTATATGATTGGGGAGAAGCAGCTCGACGACTTAAGGCTGCTCAACCTATCAACTGTGAAGATGAGGGACAGGTGTTCAGCTGTATAAAGTTAAGCTATGATTTCTTGAAACCTGATGATGACAACATTGCCAAGTCATTCTTCTTGCTTTGCTATCTATTCCCTGAAAATTTTGATATCGAGGTCGAAGACTTGTTGATGTATGCAATGGGGAAAGGAATATTTGAAGATGCCCTCATAATACACGAAGCCAGAGCCAAAGCCCATTTGGTGGTCAATTACCTGAAAGCTTCTAGCTTGCTTTTGGACGGTGCATACCATTGA
- the LOC112202026 gene encoding probable disease resistance protein At4g27220 has protein sequence MTLSFLFCSSRSRSKPSSNASASASHPLPVRPDPQLLEDSESKQPKDDLVRFHFLKQPKPWITYTSSSKTAWKHDVFLSFRGEDTRHGFVSHLYDELESTGRIKTFKDDQGLQAGMSISPSLLRAIEESKLAIVVLSPNYASSPWCLDELTHIFQFMEGRDRILPIFYHVDPADVRHQRGSFATAFTNYERKSRQSAEKLYQWRAALRQVANISGWNTKNFGSESELVKRIAKDVSSKTTLEVQQRPVEIDITIPSTREFRIFESTRQAMDELIKALIDDEVTISGVYGMGGVGKTTMVRNVALQARKNGLFDHVIVAVVSQDPNVRRIQQQLAEQLDLRLEGTESETADRLKERIMEGKRILIILDDIWESIDLSLIGIPNPDELKRCNSKVLITTRRLDVCRSMKSQASFLLSILSKEDSWKLFVDCSRISFDESTNIYRARAIVRECGGLPVALKAIARALEDEDMAEWNIAVQQLRASQIACLDDQGPAFKCIKLGYDYLRSDDAKSFFLLCSLFPEDYDIPIKDLFKYAIGKGLLREAATIQEARDRANSVIKYLKASSLLLDSPKEGCVKMHDVVRDTAKSIPRYEDDHGFCVKAGCGLKEFRGTTGHGDCSAISLMMNDIDRLPEELVCPKLQILLLQNNVHIDEIPESFFRSSKALRVLDISFSRISSLPRSFSFLINLRALFLDHCNELVDISIFGNLKRLEILSMIEFPLKELPKEMGNLTNLRMLDLSGSYNIGIFPYSVLSRLCKLEELYMQCNSGNWGSKIHGGEETNVGSDKLIGLPLLNTVKLRISDAECLPKNLFWDWHLVTFDICISREPPSGDYSSEPIFSHDHSRTLTLNTTINSLPDWFINTVTEKAVKLQYLKCRGLKNILVEHNRGRLHGLKNLAVIGPHENLEVLMETITLVPNKPVFEKLEELHLLGVSCLKELCVGELPVGSLCNLKLFKVEYCHDLVKTLLPSNLWQRLHNMEKLICEDMNLMEYVFGSKGMESEDIILIKLREMILWNLENLIGICNGPAPNAVFHSLKSLAVYGCKKLKHLFTYDIAHCLLHLEDLSVTQCSSLDRVIEPSKETVNKKMVFPELKNLALSYLPQLTRFCSSESATIECPSLEHLHVQDCPHFTTSISDFHSGNRFIQVNDLRHLRMSKDLNSINLTGQHTMDILESLPHNVRKRVEFMREIESQRDELEAKLFKEKAELEAKYQKLYQNLYSKRYLIVNGVVETEGVATETITDHENKTAKERGVPDFWLNALKNNAVLAKEITECDEGALKYLRDVKCFKIHNSKGFKLEFDFDTNPFFKNSVLTKTYHMIDEDEPNSTAGTEIEWYPAKCLTQKIVKKKHKKGSKNSKLLTKTKNYKSFFNFFSPHQVSKDHEVIDEAAAEELKNRKKQDYDVGSTICYKIIPHAVSWYTGEAF, from the exons ATGACTCTgtctttccttttttgttcttcTCGTTCTCGATCAAAGCCTTCGAGCAATGCAAGTGCTTCTGCATCTCATCCCTTACCTGTTAGACCAGATCCTCAGCTCTTGGAAGATTCTGAATCAAAGCAACCTAAGGATGATCTAGTACGCTTCCATTTCTTGAAGCAACCCAAGCCATGGATCACTTACACAAGCAGTT CTAAAACAGCCTGGAAGCATGATGTGTTTTTGAGCTTTAGGGGTGAAGACACCCGCCATGGTTTCGTATCTCATTTATACGATGAATTGGAAAGCACCGGAAGAATTAAAACATTCAAGGATGACCAAGGGCTGCAAGCAGGGATGTCAATTTCTCCAAGTCTCCTCAGGGCAATTGAAGAATCAAAGCTGGCAATTGTTGTTTTGTCGCCAAACTACGCTTCTTCTCCATGGTGTTTGGATGAGCTTACACATATATTTCAATTCATGGAAGGCAGAGACAGAATTCTGCCAATTTTTTATCATGTGGATCCAGCTGATGTACGACATCAAAGGGGGAGTTTTGCAACAGCTTTCACTAATTATGAAAGAAAGTCTAGGCAAAGCGCAGAAAAGTTGTATCAGTGGAGAGCTGCCTTAAGACAAGTGGCCAATATCTCTGGGTGGAATACAAAGAACTTTGG GTCCGAGAGTGAGCTTGTCAAACGCATTGCGAAAGATGTCAGCAGTAAAACAACACTTGAAGTTCAACAACGGCCCGTCGAAATTGATATTACCATCCCGTCCACCCGAGAGTTTAGAATATTTGAATCAACAAGACAGGCCATGGATGAGCTGATTAAGGCGCTGATAGATGATGAGGTCACCATTTCTGGGGTTTATGGCATGGGAGGTGTGGGCAAGACAACCATGGTGAGAAATGTTGCTCTACAAGCACGAAAAAATGGGCTCTTTGATCATGTGATTGTGGCTGTCGTATCCCAAGACCCCAACGTTAGAAGGATTCAACAGCAATTGGCTGAGCAGCTCGACTTGAGATTGGAGGGGACGGAATCTGAAACAGCCGATAGATTGAAGGAAAGGATAATGGAAGGAAAGAGGATCCTTATAATCTTGGACGACATTTGGGAAAGCATAGACTTGTCACTTATAGGAATTCCCAACCCCGATGAGCTTAAGCGATGCAACTCTAAAGTCCTAATCACCACAAGAAGATTGGATGTTTGCCGCTCCATGAAGAGCCAAGCAAGTTTTCTTCTCAGTATATTATCTAAAGAAGATTCTTGGAAACTTTTTGTGGATTGTTCGAGAATATCTTTTGATGAATCTACCAATATCTATCGAGCGAGGGCGATAGTTAGAGAATGTGGTGGTCTGCCCGTTGCATTGAAAGCAATTGCACGGGCACTTGAAGATGAAGACATGGCTGAATGGAATATAGCAGTTCAACAATTGAGGGCATCTCAAATTGCCTGTCTTGATGATCAGGGTCCTGCGTTCAAATGTATAAAGTTAGGCTATGACTACTTGAGATCTGATGATGCCAAATCATTCTTCTTGCTTTGCTCCCTATTCCCAGAAGACTATGATATCCCTATCAAAGACTTGTTCAAGTATGCTATCGGGAAAGGATTGCTTCGAGAAGCCGCCACAATCCAAGAAGCCAGAGATAGAGCAAATTCGGTGATCAAATACCTCAAAGCTTCCAGCTTACTTTTGGACAGTCCAAAGGAGGGATGCGTAAAGATGCATGATGTTGTTCGGGATACAGCCAAGTCAATTCCaaggtatgaggatgatcatgGATTTTGCGTTAAAGCTGGTTGTGGATTAAAGGAGTTTCGAGGGACCACTGGGCATGGAGACTGCTCTGCCATCTCACTAATGATGAATGATATTGATCGGCTTCCTGAAGAGTTGGTATGTCCAAAACTTCAGATTTTGTTACTACAAAACAATGTTCATATAGATGAGATCCCAGAATCTTTTTTTCGAAGTTCGAAGGCACTAAGGGTCTTAGATATTAGCTTCTCTAGAATTTCATCACTACCCAGGTCATTTAGTTTCCTAATCAACCTCAGAGCTTTGTTTTTAGACCATTGCAATGAGTTGGTTGACATATCAATATTCGGAAACTTGAAGAGACTTGAGATTCTTAGTATGATAGAATTTCCTCTCAAGGAGTTACCAAAAGAGATGGGAAATTTGACCAATCTAAGGATGCTGGACTTAAGTGGGAGTTACAATATTGGTATATTTCCATATAGTGTGCTGTCAAGATTGTGTAAATTAGAAGAACTGTACATGCAATGTAATTCTGGGAACTGGGGAAGCAAAATTCATGGAGGAGAAGAAACTAATGTTGGTTCTGATAAGTTGATTGGCTTGCCACTTTTAAACACCGTGAAGCTTCGCATATCTGATGCAGAATGCTTGCCTAAAAATCTGTTCTGGGATTGGCATTTGGTTACCTTTGATATATGTATCAGCAGAGAACCACCATCTGGAGACTACTCTTCAGAACCAATTTTCTCACACGATCATTCAAGGACCCTGACTCTTAACACAACAATCAACAGCTTACCAGATTGGTTTATCAACACAGTGACAGAGAAAGCAGTGAAACTACAGTACCTAAAGTGCAGGGGATTAAAGAACATTCTTGTGGAACATAACAGAGGCAGATTACATGGACTGAAGAATCTTGCTGTAATTGGTCCACATGAGAACTTGGAAGTGTTGATGGAAACAATAACACTGGTGCCGAATAAACCTGTGTTTGAGAAGTTGGAAGAGTTGCATCTCCTTGGTGTGAGTTGCCTGAAGGAATTATGTGTCGGTGAATTACCCGTTGGGTCTCTATGCAATCTCAAGTTATTCAAGGTAGAATATTGCCATGACTTGGTAAAGACACTCTTACCATCAAATTTGTGGCAGAGACTACACAATATGGAAAAACTAATTTGTGAAGATATGAATCTAATGGAGTATGTATTTGGATCCAAAGGGATGGAGTCTGAAGATATTATCTTGATAAAATTGAGAGAGATGATATTGTGGAATCTAGAGAATCTAATAGGCATATGCAATGGTCCTGCTCCAAATGCAGTCTTCCATAGTCTTAAAAGTTTGGCAGTATATGGGTGCAAGAAACTGAAACATCTGTTCACATACGATATAGCTCACTGTCTTTTGCATTTGGAAGACCTTTCGGTGACTCAGTGTTCCAGCTTGGACAGGGTTATCGAACCTAGCAAGGAAACAGTCAACAAGAAGATGGTTTTTCCTGAATTGAAAAACTTAGCTTTGTCATATCTTCCGCAGCTCACAAGGTTCTGCAGTAGTGAAAGTGCTACCATTGAGTGCCCTTCATTGGAACACTTGCATGTGCAGGACTGCCCCCATTTTACAACCTCTATTTCTGACTTCCACAGTGGGAATCGATTCATCCAAGTCAATGATCTACGACATTTGAG GATGAGCAAAGACTTGAATAGCATCAATTTAACTGGCCAGCACACCATGGACATCCTTGAGAGCCTACCTCATAATGTCAGAAAGCGGGTTGAGTTCATGAGAGAAATTGAGAGTCAACGTGATGAATTAGAGGCCAAGCTCTTCAAGGAGAAAGCTGAACTTGAAGCCAAGTATCAGAAATTATATCAGAATCTCTATAGCAAGCGGTACTTGATTGTGAATGGTGTTGTTGAAACTGAAGGAGTTGCCACTGAAACAATAACAGATCATGAGAACAAAACTGCAAAAGAGAGAGGAGTGCCTGATTTCTGGCTGAATGCATTGAAGAATAATGCAGTGCTAGCCAAGGAGATTACCGAGTGTGATGAAGGAGCTCTTAAATATCTTAGGGACGTCAAGTGTTTTAAGATACATAATTCGAAGGGGTTCAAGCTTGAGTTCGACTTTGACAccaatccatttttcaaaaactCTGTTTTGACAAAGACATATCACATGATTGATGAAGATGAACCAAACAGCACAGCAGGGACGGAGATTGAATGGTATCCAGCAAAATGCCTGACACAGAAGATTGTTAAGAAGAAGCATAAGAAGGGATCAAAGAATTCTAAGCTTCTGactaaaactaaaaattataaaagtttcttcaatttctttagcCCACATCAAGTCTCCAAGGACCATGAAGTTATTGATGAAGCTGCTGCCGAGGAACTCAAAAACCGGAAGAAACAAGACTATGATGTTGGCTCAACCATTTGTTATAAGATCATCCCACATGCAGTTTCGTGGTATACTGGAGAAGCTTTTTAG
- the LOC112163943 gene encoding toll/interleukin-1 receptor-like protein has protein sequence MDDTGLSRGTSIAPSLLTAIQESWSAIIVLSPNYAYSRWCLDELTMIIQCMEDKSTTVIPIFYDVDPSDVQHQRGSFATTFTSPQERLAQDDDYPNKLNQWRVALTKVADLSGLESNKYSSDLELVKDIVETVYSKLRPIDVEWALSSTGDFVAFEATRRAMDKVIRALQDDGITAIGVFGMGGVGKTSMVKQVGAQARKIGLFNHVIMAIVSQTPNLRNIQGTLADLLGLKLQEETDIGSAARIAEKIL, from the exons ATGGATGACACAGGGCTTAGCAGAGGGACGTCTATTGCTCCGAGTCTGTTAACAGCAATCCAAGAATCCTGGTCAGCGATCATTGTTCTTTCACCAAACTATGCGTATTCTAGATGGTGTTTGGACGAATTGACAATGATCATTCAGTGCATGGAAGATAAGAGCACAACAGTCATCCCAATCTTTTATGATGTAGATCCCTCTGATGTGCAACATCAGAGAGGGAGTTTTGCAACTACCTTCACTAGTCCCCAAGAAAGGCTCGCGCAAGACGATGACTACCCAAATAAGTTGAACCAGTGGAGAGTTGCTTTAACAAAAGTTGCAGATCTCTCTGGCTTGGAATCAAACAAATATAG TTCTGACTTAGAACTTGTCAAAGACATTGTGGAAACCGTGTACAGTAAATTACGACCTATTGATGTTGAGTGGGCATTGTCATCTACCGGGGATTTTGTAGCATTTGAAGCAACAAGACGAGCCATGGACAAGGTAATAAGGGCACTTCAAGATGATGGGATCACTGCCATTGGGGTCTTTGGTATGGGAGGCGTTGGCAAGACAAGTATGGTGAAACAGGTCGGTGCACAAGCCCGGAAAATTGGGCTCTTTAATCATGTGATTATGGCTATCGTATCCCAAACACCTAATTTGAGAAACATTCAAGGCACACTGGCTGATCTGCTTGGCTTAAAGTTGCAGGAGGAGACAGATATTGGAAGCGCAGCAAGAATAGCAGAGAAGATATTATGA